From the Mya arenaria isolate MELC-2E11 chromosome 17, ASM2691426v1 genome, the window CTGTCAATGGCAATGCACGTTGTTTGCCTCCTGTCAATGCACGTGGCTTGTCTCATGTCAGTGCACGTGGTTTGTCTCCTGTCAGAGCACGTGGCTTGCCTCCTGTCAATGCACATGGCTTGCCTCCTGTCAGTGCACGTGGTTTGTCTAATGTCAGTGCACGTGGTTTGTCTAATGTCAATGCACCTGGCTTGCCTCCTGTCAGTGCACGTGGTTTGTCTAATGTCAATGCACCTGGCTTGCCTCCTGTCAGTGCACGTGGTTTGTCTAATGTCAATGCACCTGGCTTGCCTCCTGTCAGTGCACGTGGTTTGTCTAATGTCAATGCACCTGGCTTGCCTCCTGTTAGTGCACGTGGTTTGTCTAATGTCAATGCACCTGGCTTGCCTCCTGTCAATGCACGTGGCTTGCCTCCTGTCAGTGCACGTGGTTTGTCTCATGTCAGTGCACGTGGCTTGTCTCATATCAATGCACGTGGCTTGAAAGACATGATTACATGAAAAGAACTTGTATGTCCTACTTTTATACGTCTATACAATCCGCGCACACGTCACCCCCAGCATTGGCCGTCACAGTTACAGTTTTTAACAAAGGGGTACATCACAAAGGTTTTGGGTGGTCTGGGATATTGACACCCTTTAATATAGACTATGTCTATATATAGGGGTATCAATACCCCCAGACCGTACATAGTCTATATATATAGGGGTATCAATACCCCCAGACCGTACATAGTCTATATATATAGGGGTATCAATACCCCCAGACTACCCAAAACCTTTGTGATGTACCTGTTTGGTTTTGAAAGTATCTAAAGCGGATTTATCTATAGTTATAGGCGTAACAGATTCAACAAGGTGTAGTAGAATTTCATAGTATCATACCATTGAGTGGTCATTATGTGGTCATTATATCATCCATACAGTTAGTgctcaatataaatacattacttTAACTCGAATGCCTCATATTCTAAACTCAAACTTCTGTTTAATAGGTTAAAGACTTGCTTTTCTTTTGATTGACGTTTCTATACATTATTAATGTAATATTACACTCTATGCAATTATTCGTCGATGAGATGCAACCTTGACTTTCAATGCGGCTCACAAGAAGgccaatatacatgtacctgtacATTCTGCTCTCAAATATACATCATGT encodes:
- the LOC128223438 gene encoding uncharacterized protein LOC128223438, yielding MRQATCTDMRQTTCTDRRQATCIDRRQARCIDIRQTTCTNRRQARCIDIRQTTCTDRRQARCIDIRQTTCTDRRQARCIDIRQTTCTDRRQARCIDIRQTTCTDIRQTTCTDRRQAMCIDRRQATCSDRRQTTCTDMRQATCIDRRQTTCIAIDRRQATCTDRRQTTCSDRRQAMCIDRRQAMCIDRRQAMCIDRRQATCIDRRQATCTDRRQAMCIDRRQTTCSDRRQAMCIDRRQAMCIDRRQTT